The stretch of DNA CCCCCGGCGTGGCGCTGCTGGCGCGCCGGCTCGGCGTGGATGCCGGCGTCGTGATCTCCGCCTCCCACAACCCGGTCGAGGACAACGGGATCAAATTCTTCGCGCCGACCGGCTTCAAGCTGCCCGACGCCGTCGAAGACGAGATCGAACGGCTGATGGAGAGCGCGGCGGGCCTGACGCGGCCCTCGGGGACGGCGGTCGGCCGGATCACCGACGTCCCCGACGCGCCGGAGCAGTATCTCGAGTTTCTCGCCGGGCACGCGCACGCCCGTCTGGACGGCTGGCGGGTCGTCGTCGACTGCGCGAACGGCGCGACGAGCGCGCTCGCGCCCGGCTTATGGGAGCGGCTCGGCGCCACCGTCACGGCCATCTGCGCCCGGCCGGACGGCACCAACATCAACGCGGGCTGCGGCTCGACCCATCCCGAGGTCGTGGCGGAGGCGGTGGTGCGGGCCGGCGCGGACCTCGGATTTGCACACGACGGGGACGGGGACCGGGCCATCGCCGCGGACCGTCACGGCCACGTCGTGGATGGTGATGCGATCATGGGCATCGCGGCCCTGCATCGCGACGCGCGAGGCGCCCTGCCCGGCCGCGCGATCGTCGCGACCGTGATGACGAACCTCGGCCTCGAGGTGGTCCTGCGGGGCGCCGGCATCCGCATCGAACGCGCGCGCGTGGGCGACCGGTACGTCCTCGAGCGGATGCTCGAGACCGGCCTGACTCTCGGCGGGGAACAGAGCGGGCACGTCATCTTCCTCGATCATGCGACCACCGGCGACGGGCTGCTCACGGCCGTACAGATCGCCAACGTGATGCTGGAGACGGGGCGCAGCCTCGACGACCTCGCGGCGCGGTTCCACCGCTACCCCCAGGTGCTCCTCAACGTCCGGGTGCAGGCGCCGGACCGGTGGGTGGACGATCCGGAAATCCTCGCCGCCGTCGCGCGCGCGGACCGTCACCTCGGAGAGCGGGGCCGCGTGCTGGTGCGCGCGTCGGGGACCGAACGCCTCGTGCGGGTGATGACCGAATGCGAGACCGCGACCGAGGCCGAATCCCTGGCACGGGAACTGGCGGATCTGGTGGCGGCCCGCCTCGGCGGGGCGGTGGTCGTGCGGTCGGGCGTCCTCGAGGCAAAATGACGCCTGCGGCTCAGGCTGGCATGCCCGGGGGCGCTGTGGGATAATCCGACACAGGCGGCCGGCCCGCAGGCTCGGCCGGCCGCCGGGCTCGCCAAAGGGGGGTGCGGGGGCGCACACGGTACGCGAAGCGCCGGAACTCGCCGGCCGGGCGTCACGACACGCGGCGAGTTGACGAGGTAGGGGATCTCGAGCAGCGGAGCGGGGATGCACGATTCACGGATCCGGTCGGGCGTCGCGCTCCCATTCGGCGGGTGACCCTAGGTCTGGTCCGGACCTGTTTGAACGCCGCCAAAACCCGGAGGCGACTCGGGGGACAAAAGGCGTTCAGGACGCACACCTCAGGCAGCGGGCGGTACGCGGGGCGCCCCGCCCCCGTACGGCCGGAGACGCGCGGGCGCGGCCCGCCGCTGTCCGAACCCCGGTCCCGAAGGGTCGTGACAACCCGGTCGCGTCCCCGCGGCGCGTGGCCCCGCGGGCGTCGCCGCATCCCGACCCGGGACCTCCGGAGGCATGTATGTGCGGGATCATGGGCTATATCGGGGACCGGCCGGCGGTGCCGGTCCTCTTGGACGGGTTACGCCGGCTCGAGTACCGCGGGTACGATTCCGCCGGCCTTGCCGTGATGAACGGCGGCGGCATCGTCATCCGCAAGGCCGCCGGCAAGATCACGCGGCTGGCGGAGCTCATCGCGCGCTCGCCCGTCGACGGGATCGTCGGCATCGGCCACACCCGGTGGGCGACGCACGGCCATCCCTCGGATGAAAACGCGCATCCGCACGCGGACTGCCGCGGCCGGATCGTGGTGATTCACAACGGGATCATCGAAAACTTCCTCGACCTCCGCGCCGCCCTCGCCGCGCGCGGCCACACGTTCCAATCCGACACCGACACGGAGGTGCTCGCGCACCTGATCGAGGAGGCGTACGAGGGCGACCTGCCGGCGGCGGTCGAGCGCGCCGTGTCGCAGGCCACCGGCGCCTACGCACTGGTGGTGCTGGCCGCGGACGAGCCCGACAAGATCGTGGCGGTACGGATGATCAGCCCCCTCGTCGTCGGGTTGGGACAGAACGAGATGCTCCTCGCCTCGGACGTAACGGCGCTGCTTCCGTACACGCGGGACGTCGTGATCGTGGAGGACGGCGAGCTCGCCGTGATCACGC from bacterium encodes:
- the glmM gene encoding phosphoglucosamine mutase, with the protein product MGRLFGTDGIRGVANADLSTELVDRVARAAVHVLAPGRRGRIAIGRDPRISGDLLEAQFAAGLCSAGADAIRLGVLPTPGVALLARRLGVDAGVVISASHNPVEDNGIKFFAPTGFKLPDAVEDEIERLMESAAGLTRPSGTAVGRITDVPDAPEQYLEFLAGHAHARLDGWRVVVDCANGATSALAPGLWERLGATVTAICARPDGTNINAGCGSTHPEVVAEAVVRAGADLGFAHDGDGDRAIAADRHGHVVDGDAIMGIAALHRDARGALPGRAIVATVMTNLGLEVVLRGAGIRIERARVGDRYVLERMLETGLTLGGEQSGHVIFLDHATTGDGLLTAVQIANVMLETGRSLDDLAARFHRYPQVLLNVRVQAPDRWVDDPEILAAVARADRHLGERGRVLVRASGTERLVRVMTECETATEAESLARELADLVAARLGGAVVVRSGVLEAK